GCGGTGCGGCTTACCACAATGGCTTGCGTTTTAGCTACATTGATCGACAGCCTCCAGCGGGATAACCATTCGGGGAGGGCATCGAGGGTTCTCTGGACTACCTTGGCGGCATGTATCGGACTGAGTGACGAAGCGTAGTACGCTGCGTCGTCGGCATACAGGGCTAGGTGAGAACCTTTTTCTAAAGGGATGTCATCGGTGTATCGCGCGTAGAGTACGGGAGAGAGGCAACTGCCTTGGGGAACGCCGGCCTCTATGGTGCGTACTGTAGAGGTGGCGTCTTCGACTGCTACTTGGAACTGTCTGTCTACGAGGAAGTTGGCCACGGTCTTGACGATTCGACGGGGAGTCGTAGAGGTGGACAATTTGTAGATCAGACCTGGGTGCCAGACACGGTCGAACGCTCCTTCCATGTCGAGAAAAACACCTACGGTTTTTTCCCCTTTATTGAAGGCTGTCGTCATATGGTGTAGTACCCTTGTGAGTTGGAGCGTGGTGGAGTGCTCGGCTCGAAAGCcgaattgctcgtttctgGGGGTCAAGTGAGGTGTGAGATGTAGTAATAACAATTTCTCGAACACCTTGGAGATGGTAGCGAGTAGCGTAATGGGGCGGTAACTCCCTGGATTCAAGACATTTTTGTGGGGCTTGGGAAGCATGATGACACGACCTAGTTTCCAAATGGAGGGGTAGTGGCCCGTGCGCAAGACTCCGTTATAGAGTCGCGTCAGAACTGCGATTGCTCGCGGAGGGAAGTGTCGCAGGGCTTCGTTGGGGATGCCATCGGGGCCTGGGGCTTTGCGTAGCTTCGTTTTCTTGACCATCCTAAGGACTTGACCCGGGGTAAAGACTATGGGGTCTTCGTCCGGGGGAATGGGACGACGGAAGTACTCGTCCAGGAGCTTCTGGATGTCTTCAGCTTGCTGAGGGTCATCAGAGGGGTTCGGTTTGAATCGCTGCTCTAAGTTATCCGCGAAGATTTCCGCTCTATCTTCCGCTCTGTACCGGGGGGTACCGTCGGAGGCGTTGAGGGGGCGAATAGGCTGAGGCTTATTGGAAACTTGCCTGCAGAGCCTGTGAATAGACGTCCAGTCGTCACTCGCCGACTCCATGGTCCGTAGCCAAGACTCGGAAGCCTCTGTTTCCAGAGCTTTCGCAATCTTTGCTGACATAGAGTTCACTCGAGTTTTGAGGGATGGGCATCTGGTTCGTTGCCAGCGTTTTCGCAGGGTTCTCTTTTCGGCTATCATCTCTAGAATGTAGAGGGGGGTAGGGCGTCTCTTGGGGGTACTAACGGTGTCAGAAGTAGCTTGTTTTAGGGCCTCTTGTGTTATTTCACAGATGTGGGAAGCTAACTGCTCTACGTCAGCCGCATTGCTGACCGGTGTCGAAGAGAGGTGCTGCTCTACATACGTGCTGAACTTAGCCCACTCAATTCGGGGTTTGGGGGGAGGGGTTGGCTTGGCAGTGTGGGACTCATCCACTGTTACGAGGACAGGCTGATGGTCGGAGTCCATGTTGTCGTTGAGCACTTCGGTGGTAACCTTTGACGCTGAAATGCCTTTGTACAGCGTGAGATCGATTACGTCCGGTAAGTAGGCGGCGGCTCCGGGGTAGTGAGTCGGTACTTCCGCGCCTCTCACCTCGTAACCCACTCTTTCAGAGTCGTCAAAGAGGCGGCGTCCATTTGGGCATATACGCGAGGAGTTCCAGGCGGTGTGTTTGCAGTTAAAGTCGCCGGCTACGATCGTTGGAAGGGACGAGTCCAGTAGGAGATGGATATCGGCCACTTTTAATTGATCGTTCGGTGGTTTATAAAGTGCGAACACACGAGTCGGAGTAGAGTCAATACATATCTCAACGCCTAGTGCGTAGATAGACTGAAGTTGCGCGCGTGGTATCGGTTGATGGATAATTTTCCTCTTGACCAAAACGGCGAGGCCTCTGTAAGCTGCGCCGTGGTCGGAGACTGCATCAAAACGATAGACATGATAATTTGGGAACTTCAGCTGATCCGATGCTCGCAAATGCGTTTCTGAGATCAGAATGATATCGGCGTTATGCTCGGTTACCAATGATTTCAGAAGGCTGCGTCTGACTTTGTTAAGTCCGTTGGCATTCCAGTGGATGATTTTAAGGGGTTTGTCACACACTGTTGGGCAGTAGTGAGGCCATTCCTCTGAGCACTATGGGGACGATGTCCTGGTCGGCTTGGTACGCAACCAGGATCTCGACTAGAAGGTCGATGACCGGCTGGACGTTCATCCTTCCCGTCTTGGTAGCGTCCTTTGCCTGTTCGGGACGTTGGGGCTCGGGTTGCTGAGGGGGGGTGGCCTTTCTAGGGGCGGGCTTCGGTTTGCCTCCTACAGCTGTGGGGCGCGGTTTGAGGGCGGGCTGCTCTGCCTGGGGCTGGGGTTGTTCGACTGGGGGGGAGCCCTTGGCTTTCCTACCTCGTCGCCTACGGCGCTTCGGTTTATCCGTGCGCTCAGTGGGGGCATTGGCCTCTGCCATGAGGGAGGTGGGCATCGTTTCTGCGGCGGGGGTTGTTGCAGCTTTTGGGGGGCGGCTGGGGGCGGCGGTCAGGAGGACCGTACCTGCCTTCTTATTGCGCATCTCCTTACGGAATACGGGGCAGGACACGTTGTTTGCCGTGTGCGAGCCCTTGCAGTTGGCGCAAGTTGCCGGTTCCTCTAGCGGGCGGGGGCATTCTCTAGCGAAATGCTCTTCGCCGCAGCGGACACAGGCGGGGCGGCGGTGGCAGTTGTGGGAGCTGTGCCGAAACTGCTGGCATCGGTGGCATTGGGCGGGGCCTTTTTTGCCACGCCAGGCTTCAATGGTGATCCCCGGCATGCATAGAAGTTCGCTGACTTCATAAATGGCGGGGATGGTCTCAGCATTCCGTTGGAGCTGCGCGAAAAATATGCAGCCCGGGCGGCCTTGACGCGCGCGTATGGGGCGCACGTATTCGGGCAGGAAGCCTAGGATGCGAAGTTCGTCCTCTATGTCGGACGGCTTCGTGTCGGCTGGTAGACCTCTAATGGCTACCTTTAGGCTGCGTTCTGCGGGGAGGGAGTAAGAGAACCAGGAAATACCTGCTTCCTTTTCTAGCTGCGTGAGGTACCGCTGGACTGCGCGGTACTCGTCCTCTTCGCGCGGCATAAAACGCACTCCTTTGCCGAAGGGGCGCGCGTTGGGAGCGTGGCCCATCCTCTTTTTGAGCTCCTTAAAATGGAAAGCCCAGTCGGGGAGGTGCTCCACAATGAGGGGTGGGTACCGGGGGCGGGGGGGCAGCTTAGTCGGGGGGGATTGTGGCACTTTTGCGGGGGCACAAGTTGCAGAAGGCAACTGGGAAGTGTGGGGTGCCGGCGAGGCAGGAGGCGACCTACGCGAGGGGTTggtggcggcggcggcggcggcgtaaCTAGTGACCGGCGACGTCACGACGACATCCATCTCCTCGAGCGACGGCATGGATAGCGCGGACGAACGAGGGGGTGTGCGCGGAGCGGGTACCGGTGGCGACGCGGGGGAGGCCTTCGAGGGCGGAGAGCGCGGGGCGGGGGTCGGGGGCATCTTCGCCCAAGCCGGGGTCGGAAGTCGCGGCGGCGATACGACGCGGGCCACCTTAAGGGTGGGTTCGTACGCGGGGCCGGTTTTCGACGGCTTAGGGACGGCGGCGGTACTCGCGGAGGATGCGGGCGCGGCGGGCACGGCGGTCGCGGAACGCGAGGCACGGCGCGGGTCGCGCTGCGGCTTCGGCGCGGTAGGGGCGTCCTCGGCGCTGAAAAATTCCTCCCCTCCAGATTGGACAGGGGAGGGAGACGGCGGGGGCTGGGAGGGGGCGCGTCCTGCTACAATCGCCCTCTGTATGAGGGACGCAGCCCCGGGGCTTTTCAGGAATTCCAGAGGGTTGTTCACCCTCTGGGGTCTCAATGGCCGCTTATGGGCCGAGGCGCGCCTAGGCGAAGCAGCGCCCGAAGTGGCCCTCGTAGGCTTCGACGGCGGCGGCATCTCAACCTCTGCGATGCGTAATCACATAGCAGAGGATGACATGCCTAGACCCCCTGGCAGGGCCAACCtcccaaataaaaatttggtgAGGGTAGTCCCGGAAACAGAGGCCCGCCGACGGCGACGAAAAAGAGGTCTCACTCACCTGGCTTGGTACGACCGAATGCGCTTATCCGGTCGCCTAGTAATAACTCGGCTAGGCAGAGCCCGGGGAACCCTTCGCTTGAAACCGCTTAGGGGCCGGGCCACAGACAGCCAAAGTATACCGACGGACGGTAAGCGCAGACAGCGCAATGGACAAAACGTTCCCCTCCGAACCCCGCACAATCCCAATAACTCGCGCACTGAGGCACGCACGGGCGCACAATAAGTCCGCACACGATTACACACTCACGCACGCACGATATTGCACTGCACTGGGTTCGCACTGTAACTACTGTGGTCCGTGTACACTACCGTCACACATCCAAAGGGAGGAAATGGTGTAGCCAGGGGCATTCATCGTGTCGCAAAAtatcaagattttttattatatttactcgaTTGGATCGCAAACGGTGTCAGGGTAAACGAGCGTGTGCACCAATCAGATTCACGCATTCACCGAACgagagggggggggggggtgtGTGTGTCaaacccccccccccccctccccACACCTCCAACTACTAGGTACCTTGCTGCCGCCTTAGGTGTGAAAtaggaatgaatgaatatcaAACCAAAtgcaaatatgtataaatctaATTCTATCTATAATCAATCATCGATCGAGAAAATTTAACGTAGGTACcagataataatatgtcattaatgaaatgttaattacatatctatctatatttccAGAAGATGTAAATGTGCCGCGCGTATCGACCTGCACCCGAGGCAACGGCGCTGCGTTCAGCGAATTCAAACCGAACGGTAAGTAGAGATAATACCTAATTACCTACACTCCTACCTAAGTGTTACTACTATGtacttgtatttaatttatttattgattgattgtgaTATACttgtttcgtatttatttatttattgtgtctaTATTGATAGTACctagtacctatacctatcgTGTATGTGtgataatcaatcaatcaaataaataaataatacgtcatgatgtatgtatgtataccgGGCCTCGAACTCTTTGTTGTCGTATCAACAGAAACGAACATATACTATTGTTCCTCGAATCATATTGCGGCCCTGAAAAGGGccttttttctaaaatcacCATCAGCCATGAGTGACGGCGGCGCAGTGCATCGTCCATCATCACCACCACCACCGGCCGTTGTGCGTCGGCAGCATATATGTAGCGTAACAGCGGCAAGGTACGCAACACGaaacacaacaacaacacGCACGGTGGCGGTGAGGGTGACGAAGGTGTCGTAAATGTTTACGCCTTCTTCTCGGTCTTCTTGGGCAGGAGCACCGCCTGGATGTTGGGCAGTACACCGCCCTGGGCGATTGTGACTCCGGACAGAAGTTTGTTCAACTCCTCGTCGTTGCGGATGGCCAGCTGCAGATGCCTCGGTATGATTCTGGTCTTCTTGTTGTCTCTGGCAGCGTTGCCGGCCAACTCGAGAACCTCAGCGGCCAGGTACTCCATCACGGCGGCGAGGTAAACGGGAGCGCCAGCACCGACTCGCTCGGCATAGTTGCCCTTGCGTAGGAGCCTATGAATACGACCCACGGGGAATTGGAGACCCGCACGGTTCGAGCGGGACTTTGCCTTTCCCTTGACTTTGCCACCTTTACCGCGTCCAGACATAATTGCAAattcttttacaaaataaaacgagCGCAAACACAAGACACTAGCGCACTGTAAGTGAGCGAGAGCgagtttgatttaaaaaaaaggaacacgcgcttatatagttataaagaGACACGCCGTGCGCGAAACGTACAATGAACGATGAGTGTAACGTTAATGGGTGGGGGGGAGAACGTCGATGATTTCATCAATGTATCATTTTGACTGTGTTGGTCCGATATTATGAtgcacatacatatatatgtttaaggATTACATACAGTGCGcgtctattattatttgtatctccttttggcattcacggcacatagtccgatcctttgagaggcttgcgtggggatatgttattattattattactatgaaATGGATACAGCCAGCCGgttacctattataaatgcgtaagagtttgtgaggatgtaggtaggtgtatgatgtgtgtttgttacataCACTTAACTCATTCGCGCGATGCAAAATCGAATGGACGATTTGTTATGAGTTACATTTGATACCTAGGTGGTACACAGGCATGGGTAGAATTAGATAGAATATACCTGTAACCAACTGTCTGTTTGTCAGGTACACCTACATCGTCAAGAAACTGTGTTTATAAATAGTTCACAGAATAAATTGTTAGCCCTGAAAAGGGCTTTTTGTTAGGTGGGCCAGGCGAGCCAGCGCGTGCGCGGCGCGCGCTGCGTTTCCCTCCTTCTTTGTGCCGTTGTTGCCGTGTTGGGTGACGGTGGTTGTTTTTCGCCGCGACAATGAACAACAGTCATCaagcaaacaaacaacatAACACAGAAGAACAGCTGCTGCTGCTGCCGAGACGACGACAGAGCGATTACTTCTTGGAGGCGGGTGTCTTTTTCGCTGCGGCCTTTTTTTGTGTGGCGGCCGCCTTCTTCGGTTTGGGCGCCTTCGGCTTCTTCGTTGGCGGTTTAGCTGTCTTTTTCGCCTTGGGCGCTGCGGCGGCCTTCGCCTTCGCCGGTGCGGCCGCTTTCTTTGCCGCGGCGGGCTTCTTCTTGGCTGCCGCTGCCTTCTTGTCTTTAGCGGCGGAGGATGCCTTGCCCTTGGACGGCGACGAGGCAGACGACGAGGCGGCGCCAGAAGAAGCTCCCTTCTTCGACTTCGATGCGGCGGAGGCCGCTGCGGTGGCTTTCTTGGACTTGGCCGCCGCAGAAGATGCAGATTTCTTCGAACCGGCGGCCGCCGGTTTCTTGGAAGACGCAGATTTCGATTCCAATTTGAACGAGCCGGAAGCTCCTTTACCCTTGGTCTGTATGAGGGCACCGGACTCGACGGCGCTCTTGAGATACTTCCTTATGAACGGCGCCAATTTCTCCGCGTCGACTTTGTATTGGGCCGCGATGTATTTCTTGATCGCTTGAAGTGACGAGCCGCTCCTCTCCTTCAACTCTTTGATGGCATTGTTCACCATCTCCGAAGTTTTGGGATGAGTAGGTTTGGCTTTAGCCTTCTTCACACCACCGGCGGCCGCGCTCGCCTTGGGCTGTTTCTTCGCCGGCGTCGCTGGCGCTGATGCCTCGGATGCTACAGCCGTGTCTGCCATATCTCTgactgatgatgataataatgataatatagataaattacaacaatacCGACCGGAGAGGCGGTGATGATCGTAAGTAACGTAAACTGAATGTGTTGTATAGTTGCAAGTTTATATCGAACATTTCGCCCGCATCGGAGTTTACCGTAACGCAAACCTATTTGCCGCGAGACGTTTTCTCATACGACATGTTCCAAGTTTTCACTACATAAGttcagaataaatattttttaaacagttttaagtcggagagaaaaaagaatttcacgttagaatgaatatttttgagttcACCCACGACACATGGCAATCGTTGAGGTCGCCCGGCGGCCGGATCGCACCGTAGACGCGTTTATTTTGGCAGTAATATATCGCGAACAGCCCGGGTCGTGTTCAAAAGTGTTATTTCTCTATAAAAGCGGTGATAAAGGGCGTATCGCGTTTGCCCGACGAAAGCGAACATATCGAACTCCCCGAGCGGTAACGTTTCGTCATTATCCATCGATATATAGTACACATTAGAGCCTATCAAATCTAGGGTCGTAAAACAAGAGGCAGCCTAGCAGTCAGTAGCAGCAGAGCGCGGGCGACCAGCGTGTAGCTACCACCTATATAgtatttgatgaaaaaaaaaaagataatatcatacctatatatgtattagttgCATACAACGACCGTTTCGCCAAATGCAATCGCAATAATAcacctatataaataagacgCAAACTCACGGGGCGGCGATAGTGGTAGTAGAGTTGATACCTATCAATCTTGTCGcatacttataaatttctCTCTCGTTCGCGTGCCTATTGGGTTGTCTTTTAAAGTCATAGACACATCCTACAgacatataggtaggtagatagatACGACAAGAGCATAGCCAACAACATGCGAGTCGGCCGGGTGGGTCCCAGAGAGAGACTCTCGACTGATCTAAGCTCATcgccaattatttatatttattgcctactaagtaggtaaatattatattatacctatacacAACTTGATTACATAGTgttgtgaatatatatatatatatatacataggtaggtaggcaTCAGAGAGAGGAGAGACCATATCATACCTAGGTGGTAGGTATCGACTGTTCGCATAGTCTTAGAAacgattttgagataaaaggAATCATATGCGGCCCTGAAAAGggccttttttatttgttacagcgTTGAGTTGCTGTAAAAGTGCGAACGGATGGAAGCAGCAgcgtgcgtgtgtgtgtgttaagTTTGTTCGTGACACAACCTAGTGTATTAAACATATCAGTCAGTAGACTGCATAGAATAATACACTACGTTACTCACCACCACTCGCTACTACATCACATCACAAATCTCACACAGATACATGGCACAACGCGTAGAGTAATTGTGTGAGCGTAACTCATCAATCATCAGCTCTAACCGCCGAAACCGTAGAGGGTACGGCCCTGGCGCTTCAGAGCGTATACAACGTCCATAGCGGTGACGGTCTTCCTCTTCGCGTGCTCTGTGTAAGTGACCGCGTCGCGGATCACGTTCTCGAGGAACACCTTGAGCACACCACGCGTCTCCTCGTATATCAAACCGGAGATACGCTTGACACCTCCTCTGCGGGCCAAACGACGGATGGCCGGTTTGGTGATGCCCTGGATGTTATCACGAAGCACCTTCCTGTGACGCTTGGCTCCTCCCTTTCCAAGACCTTTCCCTCCCTTGCCGCGACCGGTCATTTTGTAGTAGTTTGATTGAGATTGACTTCAGCGAAAATCACGAGCTCGCACCGCAACCGATGCTTACAACAGTTACAGCCGGAATGCCTCTCGCAACCGGCTAAATTCTCGTATTTATAAGCGACCGAGCGAGCCGCGAGCGAGTGAGTGGGGAGATACCTATGCATGCGCGATATGCTTTTGGGCTTGCGTTGCGtgcgtacctacctacgtacgtacatacaacatacatatacttattatatataattgaaataaataggtatatttattatcttatttaattttcaacaattgcattaattatttaatacataaacaatcTATCCGGTGTCTACTCCTCGTCGAATGTAAACGAcgtcttttaaatttatttagaatcaattttataaattttgactttttcAGATGTTTTTCTATGTATCCAGCTCGAgtacaagttttaattttgttctatgCTAATCAAATCATGACTTTTAATGGTAGTATGGTAGGCCTATGTAGTGACAGCGTGCAAAATACAAACGCGCCGTCTAatttaagaagaaaaaaattacatatgtatgtatctatgtcaggcaattgaaaattatgtacGCTACTATCTATggatatgtacctatataaccaGTTATGTGAACGGTTGAAGAGACTCGCAAAGTGTGTACAgagaaacaattatattatcagaATCATGTGCGGCCCTGAAAAGGGCCTTTTTGTTCGTCCGTTGTATGGATGAACGATACGgtggaatattattatttagtgtcTTACGCTGGTCACCGACTGCCGGCAAGACAGACGGCAGACCACGAACAAACACCATGTAAACACCACACCGCACGCACAACATACATTCACGATGAAtttgtgtattatattatttgggtGCCTAAGCGCGCTCGCCCCTGATCCTGCGCGCCAGCTGAATGTCCTTTGGCATGATGGTGACGCGTTTGGCGTGGATCGCGCACAGATTGGTGTCTTCGAAGAGGCCTACCAGGTACGCCTCGCTGGCCTCCTGAAGAGCCATAACGGCCGAACTCTGGAAACGAAGATCGGTCTTGAAATCTTGTGCGATCTCACGCACGAGACGCTGGAAGGGCAGCTTGCGGATCAGGAGCTCAGTACTCTTCTGGTAACGACGGATCTCACGGAGTGCTACAGTTCCCGGCCTGTAACGATGGGGTTTCTTGACACCGCCGGTGGCGGGGGCGCTCTTGCGAGCCGCCTTAGTGGCTAGCTGTTTCCTGGGTGCCTTACCACCGGTAGATTTACGGGCCGTTTGCTTGGTACGAGCCATTTCTAACAAATGCAAAGCAAAACAAATGCAGAGAACGAACGACCTCACTCGATTAGCAACCGAACGCGAATGAGGCGAAAATTTCGAGAGCGTGTCTTTATATAGATCGCGCCGCTCGGACGTGCCGCGAGCGCCTGAACTGAATAGGTATGATGGGTATGGGTGAATAgttgttttaaatgaaaataataataataataataaataaatacatacgtatatatgcaccataggtattttaatgaaattctcTTTGATTTATAGTTgaagtatagttttttttttctttcacaaaacgtatttatcttatataggtatgtaataataaaataaaaatctaacttctgttttttttttcctctttctcttatttatcgcttaattattaaataggtatgtatacatatatacctattattttttaatctctcGTAGTTAATTAACAGTATTATAGATAGTTGTATGTTTACTACCGTACTACCTAATCTGTAAAATTGACATATAGCAGTTAAATAGCAGGAATCATT
This genomic interval from Plodia interpunctella isolate USDA-ARS_2022_Savannah chromosome 30, ilPloInte3.2, whole genome shotgun sequence contains the following:
- the LOC135310031 gene encoding histone H4, with product MTGRGKGGKGLGKGGAKRHRKVLRDNIQGITKPAIRRLARRGGVKRISGLIYEETRGVLKVFLENVIRDAVTYTEHAKRKTVTAMDVVYALKRQGRTLYGFGG
- the LOC128682405 gene encoding uncharacterized protein LOC128682405; this translates as MARTKQTARKSTGGKAPRKQLATKAARKSAPATGGVKKPHRYRPGTVALREIRRYQKSTELLIRKLPFQRLVREIAQDFKTDLRFQSSAVMALQEASEAYLVGLFEDTNLCAIHAKRVTIMPKDIQLARRIRGERANFIKIPMVHIYVCIYLLLLLLFSFKTTIHPYPSYLFSSGARGTSERRDLYKDTLSKFSPHSRSVANRVRSFVLCICFALHLLEMARTKQTARKSTGGKAPRKQLATKAARKSAPATGGVKKPHRYRPGTVALREIRRYQKSTELLIRKLPFQRLVREIAQDFKTDLRFQSSAVMALQEASEAYLVGLFEDTNLCAIHAKRVTIMPKDIQLARRIRGERA
- the LOC128682596 gene encoding histone H1B-like is translated as MADTAVASEASAPATPAKKQPKASAAAGGVKKAKAKPTHPKTSEMVNNAIKELKERSGSSLQAIKKYIAAQYKVDAEKLAPFIRKYLKSAVESGALIQTKGKGASGSFKLESKSASSKKPAAAGSKKSASSAAAKSKKATAAASAASKSKKGASSGAASSSASSPSKGKASSAAKDKKAAAAKKKPAAAKKAAAPAKAKAAAAPKAKKTAKPPTKKPKAPKPKKAAATQKKAAAKKTPASKK
- the LOC128682597 gene encoding histone H2A is translated as MSGRGKGGKVKGKAKSRSNRAGLQFPVGRIHRLLRKGNYAERVGAGAPVYLAAVMEYLAAEVLELAGNAARDNKKTRIIPRHLQLAIRNDEELNKLLSGVTIAQGGVLPNIQAVLLPKKTEKKA